TACGTTTTTGATGAAGAAAAAATAAAATCAACCCCCGAAACAAAAAAAGATCTTGACTTTAGTTACAGCCTCAAAGATCTGGTCCCATATACTGGAGATGATAAGGATGCTCTTATGGAAATGCTTCGATTTTTATTAGCGGAGAATGTGTCTGAACTTGAAATCTTTGAAGAGATGATAGAAAAAGAAAACCTCGAAGAAGTAGCTAACCAAATACATAAATTATCATCTCGTTTTGCTCAATTGAATATAAAACCACCTTATGACCCTAAAACACTAGAATTAAGGTTGCGAAATGGAGAAACCTTTATTTTGAATCAAGCTGTTGAAATTTTTAATTTTTGGAAACATTGCAATCAATCTTTAATTGATAAGCACAATATCAAAATTTAAGATTAATGGTTTTATCAGGTAGATGAAAATAAATCCAATTTGAACGAGAGTTCGATTTATTGAAATCTGTAAATCAGATGATTACGTATTTTTGTAAGCAAATTTTCTCATTTCGAACGAAGTATGAGAAGAAATCTCATCCTACTGAGATGTTTCATCGCTCATGCTTCGCACTATCGACATGACAAATGGTTAAATATCTGTATTTTATATGAAAATATTTTATTGGAATTTATATCGAAGAACTCACGTTATTTTATGAATTCCATATATACGAGTGAGATTTTAAAAAACATCAGAATCAATAAAAAGGATTATAATTTCTTAAAAACTTTCTGCATCCTATCTTCTTCTTCTTTAGCCAACTCTTGGTCAACGAGAATTCTACCACTATGTTCGTCTGTCATAATTTTTCTTCGTCCAGCAATTTCAACCTGAACTTGTGGCGGAATAGTAAAAAACGAACCACCAGAAGCACCGCGTTCTATGGTAACAACGGCTAAGCCATTTTTCACACTATTTCTAATTCGTTCGTAAGCATTAACTAATCTTTCTTCAATCTTAATTTTTAGTTTTTCTGATTCTTTTTCTAAGGCTTTTTCTTCTTTTTCAGTTTCTTTAAGAATGTTTGAAAGCTCTGATTTTTTGTGATCAAGGTGTGTTTGTCTATCCTTTAACTTAGCTTCTGTTTGCTCTAAGGCTTCTTTTTTGTGCTCAGTTTGAGCATAAAATTCTTTGATGTGTTTTTCAGCCAATTCAATTTCAAGTTCTAAGTATTCAATTTCTTTACTTAAAGCATCAAATTCTCTGTTATTTCTAACATTCTCTTGCTGTTTTTTATATTTTTTTATGCGATCTTGAGTTTCGCTGATAAAAATCTTTTTAGATTTAATGTCTTCGTCAATTTTATCTAAAGCGGTTTTAATTTTATCAATTCTTTTGTTGAGGTATACAACTTCATCTTCCAAATCTTCAACTTCAAGAGGCAATTCACCTCTCATGTTTCTGATTTCATCTATTCTTGAATCTACGAGTTGCAAATCGTATAGAGCTCTTAGTTTTTGCTCAACGCTAATCTCTTTCTTTTTTGCCATAATCAATAATATTGAACGGGATTTGTATTAGTATTTGATAAAACGGTTGCAAAATTAGTGAAATTTTCTTTAAGATAAGCATATAAAAGTTGTTTTGTGTATTGCTCACTTTCATAATGTCCTATATCGGCTAAAATTATCTTTTCTTCAGCTTTAAAAAAATCGTGATATTTGAAATCAGCACTAACATAAGCATCGGCTTTGGCTCTGATAGCATTTGGTATAGCAAAAGCACCGCTACCTCCTAAAACGGCTACTTTTTGAATGGGTTTGTTTAATAATTTTGAATGTTTTATGACGGGTATATGGAACGTATTTTTGAGCAATTCTAAAAATGCATTTTCTTTTATAGGATTTTTCCATGACCCAAGCATTCCTATGCCTATATTTTGATTGGTGTTTTCTAAAGTTTCAACTTCATAAGCTACTTCTTCATAAGGATGATGTTTGAATAGTTGGTTAAGAATTTGATTTTGAAGATGTTTGGCATAGGTAATGTTGATTTGAATTTCATCTTCAAAATGGGTTTTTCCTTTTTGACCTACCACAGGATTTGAGTTTTCATTTCCTTTAAAACTTCCTTGACCTTCAATATTAAAACTACAATGTGAATAGTTGCCAATTTGTCCTGCACCAACTTCAAAGAGTTTTTCTCTTAAAAAATTAGCATCGTTTTTTGGAATGTATGTTGTCAATTTTTTGATGGTGCCAGTTTGAGGGATAAGTATCTCGGGATTGTTTAGATTTAGTTTGTCGCATATCATTTTATTTACCCCATGAAATGCATTGTCTAAAGCTGTGTGAATGGCGTAAATTGCAATATCGTTTTTGATAGCCTTGATTACTGTTTTGTTGACATAATTATTGGGATTAAGTTTTTTTATACCCGAAAAAATGATTGGATGAAAACTTAAAATGAGATTGCAGTTCAAAGCTATAGCTTCATCAACAACCTTTTCATTGGTATCTAAACTGACCAAAACACCGTTTATAACACGATTTTCGTCTCCAACAATTAATCCTACATTATCAAAATCTTCTGCATAATCTAAAGGTGCATAGGCGTAAAGATTATTTATTAAGGATTTAATAGTCATAATTTATCTTTTAAGTTAAATTGTAAATTTAAATATTATACTTTCGTAATTATATGATTAAGGTATAAATTTAGTTTGTTTTCTTATTAATTTCGTTTTTATTGAAATAGGCTTTATACCTGAAGTGCTATGAATAATGCTAAATATTTTAAAATTTTTATTATTTCCTTTCTCGATAATTTATCATGCAGTGACTGCTTTGAGAAATTATTTATATGACAAAGGTTTGTTTAAATCTTACACTTTTGATGTTAAACTGATAAGCGTAGGAAATTTAAGTGTTGGTGGCACGGGCAAATCTCCTATGATTGAGTATTTAATTAAAAAATATAAAGATGATTATAAGATCGGAGTCTTAAGCCGAGGCTACAATCGCCAAAGCAAAGGGTTTTTAGAAGTTGATTTGCATATGAAAGCTATTGATGTTGGCGATGAGCCGCTTCAATTTAAAAACAAATTTAAATCAGTGCCTATTTTTGTTGATGCTGACCGTAAACATGGTTTAGAAAATATTCAAAAGCTTTATCCTGAAATAGAGATAATATTTTTAGATGATGCTTTTCAACACAGACGAGTAAAACCCGATATAAATATTTTATTGACAACATTTGACAAGCCCTTTTACAAAGATTTTTTGTTGCCAGTAGGACGATTGCGAGAGTCTAAAACTTCTGTAGAACGTGCAGATTATATCGTTGTTACAAAATGTCCACCTGATATTTCAAGTACCGTCAAAAGCAATATAAAGCAGAAAATGAATTTAAAGTCTAACCAAACTTTAGTTTTTTCTGAAATTGAATATAGCCAAACTCTCAAAAGTCAGAATCGCTCTATGGAATTTGAAACTCTTGATGATTTTTATTTGATAACTGGAATTGCAAACCCCAAGCCTTTACTGGATTATTTACAATCAAAACACAAAAGTTTTGAACACTTGCGTTTTGCCGATCAT
This genomic window from Flavobacterium sp. CS20 contains:
- a CDS encoding Nif3-like dinuclear metal center hexameric protein; its protein translation is MTIKSLINNLYAYAPLDYAEDFDNVGLIVGDENRVINGVLVSLDTNEKVVDEAIALNCNLILSFHPIIFSGIKKLNPNNYVNKTVIKAIKNDIAIYAIHTALDNAFHGVNKMICDKLNLNNPEILIPQTGTIKKLTTYIPKNDANFLREKLFEVGAGQIGNYSHCSFNIEGQGSFKGNENSNPVVGQKGKTHFEDEIQINITYAKHLQNQILNQLFKHHPYEEVAYEVETLENTNQNIGIGMLGSWKNPIKENAFLELLKNTFHIPVIKHSKLLNKPIQKVAVLGGSGAFAIPNAIRAKADAYVSADFKYHDFFKAEEKIILADIGHYESEQYTKQLLYAYLKENFTNFATVLSNTNTNPVQYY
- the lpxK gene encoding tetraacyldisaccharide 4'-kinase; its protein translation is MLNILKFLLFPFSIIYHAVTALRNYLYDKGLFKSYTFDVKLISVGNLSVGGTGKSPMIEYLIKKYKDDYKIGVLSRGYNRQSKGFLEVDLHMKAIDVGDEPLQFKNKFKSVPIFVDADRKHGLENIQKLYPEIEIIFLDDAFQHRRVKPDINILLTTFDKPFYKDFLLPVGRLRESKTSVERADYIVVTKCPPDISSTVKSNIKQKMNLKSNQTLVFSEIEYSQTLKSQNRSMEFETLDDFYLITGIANPKPLLDYLQSKHKSFEHLRFADHHNFSKAEIEDIQSYTKPIVTTEKDFIRLKGLIDKEIFYIAIQVKLDQDLKLI
- a CDS encoding zinc ribbon domain-containing protein; this translates as MAKKKEISVEQKLRALYDLQLVDSRIDEIRNMRGELPLEVEDLEDEVVYLNKRIDKIKTALDKIDEDIKSKKIFISETQDRIKKYKKQQENVRNNREFDALSKEIEYLELEIELAEKHIKEFYAQTEHKKEALEQTEAKLKDRQTHLDHKKSELSNILKETEKEEKALEKESEKLKIKIEERLVNAYERIRNSVKNGLAVVTIERGASGGSFFTIPPQVQVEIAGRRKIMTDEHSGRILVDQELAKEEEDRMQKVFKKL